In the genome of candidate division KSB1 bacterium, one region contains:
- the rsfS gene encoding ribosome silencing factor has translation MESIDLARAVGKLILDKKGREVVILDLRRLTSITDYFVICTVDAEIQAKAVVEHIREELGKQRIKPWHIEGLGISSWVLMDFVDIVVHIFLPETRMFYNLERLWGDAPREDLKE, from the coding sequence TTGGAATCCATTGATCTTGCAAGAGCCGTCGGAAAACTGATTCTCGACAAGAAAGGTCGAGAGGTGGTTATTCTAGATCTGCGGCGGCTGACCTCCATCACCGACTATTTCGTCATTTGTACCGTCGATGCGGAAATACAAGCCAAAGCCGTCGTTGAGCACATCCGCGAAGAACTCGGCAAGCAGCGCATCAAACCTTGGCACATCGAAGGCTTGGGCATCAGCAGTTGGGTGCTGATGGACTTTGTCGACATTGTCGTGCACATTTTTCTGCCGGAAACGCGCATGTTTTATAATTTGGAACGCCTTTGGGGAGATGCACCGCGAGAAGATTTGAAGGAATAG
- the argS gene encoding arginine--tRNA ligase codes for MRPQEYIQEILQKALSELGYPNEDERLFLLEKPKQEGFGDAASTIAMALAKPLRKPPRVLAEEIVSRLQPDPFYIEKIEIAGPGFINFYLAPSCLQQAVLEIVREGEAYGQSRHGRRKRLQLEFVSANPTGPLNIVSARAAAVGDVLTNLLNACGYDAKREYYVNDAGRQIELLGASLAARYLTELGHPTTIPEEGYHGEYLRDLARLIIQQEGDAYLSLNTEERNRLFSRKALSYMLERHQRSMTAFGVHFDRWFLESSLRETDEHLKTLEKLRRSGFTYESDGAVWFKSSAFGDEKDRVLVTSDGRPTYFLVDIAYHENKFDRGFEQVIDFWGPDHHGYIPRMSAALQALGHPKEAFRVCIIQQVNLLRNGRPVKMSKRAGEIIEMDELLEEVGVDAARYFFVDRRISQPLDFDIEVAKQQSEDNPCYYVQYAHARICSVLAHAEQRGFRIDEPVLPRALNEASALAAAKKLLDFPDVIIKAAEELEPHRLTGYLTELAALYHKFYHELQIVGENRETTESRLMLCLATRRVLANGLKLLGVSAPTRM; via the coding sequence ATGAGACCGCAGGAATACATTCAGGAGATTTTGCAAAAAGCGCTGAGCGAATTGGGATATCCGAACGAGGACGAGCGGCTTTTTCTCTTGGAAAAGCCGAAGCAGGAAGGTTTCGGCGATGCCGCCTCGACGATCGCCATGGCCTTGGCCAAACCTCTCCGCAAACCGCCGCGGGTTTTGGCGGAAGAAATCGTTTCTCGACTGCAACCTGATCCGTTTTACATCGAAAAGATCGAAATTGCCGGTCCCGGTTTTATAAATTTTTATTTGGCGCCTTCCTGCCTGCAGCAGGCCGTTCTGGAAATCGTGCGGGAAGGCGAGGCATACGGCCAAAGCCGACACGGCCGGCGGAAGCGGCTTCAGCTCGAGTTTGTCAGCGCCAATCCGACCGGCCCGCTGAACATCGTCAGCGCCAGAGCCGCAGCCGTCGGTGACGTGCTCACCAACCTGCTGAACGCCTGCGGCTATGATGCGAAACGGGAGTATTATGTCAACGACGCCGGTCGGCAGATCGAGCTGCTCGGCGCCTCTCTCGCCGCGCGTTATCTCACGGAACTCGGCCATCCCACAACCATCCCCGAAGAGGGTTATCACGGCGAATATTTGCGCGACCTTGCCCGTTTGATCATTCAACAGGAAGGAGACGCTTATCTCTCGCTCAACACAGAAGAGCGCAATCGCCTATTCAGCCGTAAGGCGCTGAGTTACATGCTCGAACGGCATCAGCGCAGCATGACGGCGTTCGGCGTTCACTTTGACCGTTGGTTCTTGGAGAGCTCACTGCGGGAAACCGACGAGCATCTTAAAACTTTGGAGAAACTGCGCCGAAGCGGCTTTACCTATGAAAGCGACGGCGCCGTGTGGTTCAAATCCTCGGCGTTCGGCGACGAGAAGGATCGAGTGCTGGTCACCAGCGACGGCAGGCCCACCTACTTTTTGGTGGACATTGCCTATCATGAGAACAAGTTCGATCGCGGTTTCGAACAGGTTATCGACTTTTGGGGACCCGATCACCATGGTTACATTCCGCGCATGAGTGCGGCGCTTCAGGCGCTCGGTCACCCCAAAGAGGCTTTTCGCGTCTGCATCATCCAGCAGGTGAATCTGTTGCGCAACGGGCGGCCGGTCAAAATGAGCAAACGCGCCGGCGAGATCATCGAAATGGATGAATTGCTCGAAGAAGTGGGCGTAGATGCGGCCCGCTACTTTTTCGTTGACCGCCGCATTTCGCAACCGCTTGACTTTGACATCGAAGTGGCCAAGCAGCAGTCGGAAGACAACCCCTGCTACTATGTTCAGTACGCCCACGCCCGCATCTGCAGCGTGCTGGCGCACGCCGAGCAGCGCGGCTTCCGCATCGACGAGCCGGTACTGCCCCGCGCCCTGAACGAAGCATCAGCGCTGGCTGCGGCAAAAAAGCTCCTCGATTTCCCCGACGTGATCATCAAAGCTGCAGAAGAGCTGGAACCGCATCGCTTGACCGGCTACCTGACCGAATTAGCGGCGCTTTACCACAAGTTTTATCACGAGCTGCAGATTGTCGGCGAAAACCGCGAGACGACCGAATCGCGGCTGATGCTGTGTCTGGCGACGCGCCGGGTGCTGGCAAACGGCCTCAAACTGCTCGGCGTCTCGGCGCCAACACGTATGTAA
- a CDS encoding secondary thiamine-phosphate synthase enzyme YjbQ, with the protein MDRLMRVVTEKLTVSTRGHTHIVNLTDVAAEKLAASGLEAGTITFFIPGSTGAVTTIEYEPGLLQDLPELYDKIAPEGRSYHHDATWGDGNGAAHLRAALQGPSLVVPFRDRRMLLGTWQQVVLIDFDNRPRQRTVILQIMGI; encoded by the coding sequence ATGGATCGGCTGATGCGCGTCGTTACCGAAAAGCTGACGGTCTCGACGCGCGGACATACCCACATTGTGAATCTTACCGATGTCGCCGCCGAAAAGCTTGCCGCCAGCGGCCTCGAAGCGGGTACGATTACTTTTTTTATCCCCGGTTCAACCGGCGCAGTGACCACCATTGAATATGAACCCGGACTGCTGCAGGATCTTCCCGAGCTTTATGATAAAATTGCTCCCGAGGGTCGTTCCTATCACCATGATGCAACCTGGGGAGACGGCAACGGTGCGGCGCATTTACGCGCCGCTCTGCAGGGACCATCGCTTGTTGTGCCGTTCCGCGACCGTCGTATGCTGCTTGGCACCTGGCAGCAGGTAGTGTTGATCGATTTCGACAATCGGCCGCGACAACGAACCGTCATCCTGCAGATTATGGGCATCTGA
- a CDS encoding glycosyltransferase family 9 protein, with protein sequence MSRSACGIVPADGKILILRLSSIGDILLTTPLLRILRDRYPKARIDFVIKAKFLDLMRTNPHLDRLWPLHAEKGFAELRSLKRQLESVDYDVILDLHNNFRTAYLRTGLGAPVFKLRKYKFKRFLLVKFGIDLYRRIRPVYLRYLDAAAALGIGDDGRGLEFFIDPLEAENITGYFQENGVLKSDLLFAVAPGAGFAAKRWPQEYFVELLQKLLAEHSDAKVLLLGDQSDHSLCAAIAAALPRGKAINSAGRLSLMGSAAALSRCRLFIGNDTGLMHMASALKLPLVAIFGPTTRQLGFFPTGEQSRVVEHKTLSCRPCTHMGRPTCPQKHFKCMREITPDQIRPVVEELLAETAHQQSGEFLQ encoded by the coding sequence ATGAGCCGATCCGCTTGCGGCATTGTTCCGGCAGACGGCAAAATCTTGATCCTTCGCCTCAGTTCCATCGGCGATATACTGTTGACGACGCCGCTGCTGCGCATTCTTCGCGATCGTTATCCAAAAGCCCGCATCGACTTTGTCATTAAAGCAAAATTTCTCGACCTGATGCGCACCAATCCGCATCTCGACCGGCTTTGGCCGTTGCATGCAGAGAAAGGCTTTGCCGAGCTGCGCTCGCTCAAGCGGCAACTTGAATCCGTCGATTATGATGTTATTCTCGACCTGCATAATAATTTTCGCACCGCTTATCTGCGCACGGGACTCGGCGCTCCGGTTTTTAAGCTCAGAAAGTACAAGTTCAAGCGTTTTCTACTGGTCAAGTTCGGCATCGATCTTTACCGCCGTATTCGGCCGGTTTATCTCCGCTACCTCGATGCGGCGGCAGCGCTGGGAATCGGCGACGATGGTCGGGGATTGGAATTTTTTATCGATCCGTTGGAAGCGGAAAATATTACCGGATATTTTCAGGAAAACGGAGTTTTAAAGAGCGATCTGCTGTTTGCCGTTGCGCCCGGAGCAGGCTTTGCCGCCAAACGCTGGCCGCAGGAGTATTTTGTCGAACTTTTGCAAAAGCTCTTGGCCGAGCATAGCGACGCCAAAGTCCTTCTTTTGGGTGATCAGAGCGACCATAGCCTTTGCGCGGCAATCGCCGCGGCATTGCCGCGAGGAAAAGCAATCAATAGCGCGGGTCGGCTCTCGCTGATGGGATCGGCGGCTGCTCTCAGCCGCTGTCGCCTTTTTATCGGCAATGATACCGGCCTCATGCACATGGCTTCAGCGTTGAAATTGCCTCTGGTCGCCATCTTTGGTCCGACGACGCGACAGCTTGGTTTTTTCCCCACCGGCGAACAAAGTCGAGTGGTGGAGCATAAAACTCTCTCCTGTCGCCCGTGCACGCATATGGGCCGCCCGACTTGTCCTCAAAAGCATTTCAAGTGCATGCGGGAAATCACTCCCGACCAGATTCGACCCGTGGTTGAGGAGCTTTTGGCCGAAACTGCTCATCAACAGTCAGGTGAATTCCTCCAATGA
- a CDS encoding PfkB family carbohydrate kinase, with the protein MSVLVVGSVAYDVIETPLAKTEKALGGSAVFFSAAAGYLSPVNLVGVVGSDFDLQELDFLRRNHVDLSGLKVEAGETFTWSGRYLDNLMDRETIFTKLGVFESFKPELPDSFLDSEFVFLANIQPTLQYDVVRRVKQPRFVAMDTMNYWITGTPSELKRTLSVVDALLVNDSEVRMLSGERNLFLGAKKIQAMGPRVVIVKKGEHGSILIDRDRCFICPALPVTDLFDPTGAGDTFAGGFMGYLAQTGSLDHANLRRAMVMGTVMASFCVESFSIDRLKGLTPDDIRRRSSELLQLIHVEGDGRWIG; encoded by the coding sequence ATGAGTGTATTGGTCGTTGGATCGGTGGCGTATGATGTCATCGAAACACCGTTGGCGAAAACCGAAAAGGCATTGGGCGGCTCGGCCGTCTTTTTTTCAGCCGCCGCCGGCTATTTGTCGCCGGTCAATTTGGTCGGCGTCGTCGGCAGCGACTTTGACCTTCAGGAACTCGATTTCCTGCGCCGGAACCATGTCGATCTTTCCGGCCTGAAAGTGGAGGCAGGGGAAACGTTTACCTGGTCAGGCCGCTATTTGGACAATCTGATGGACCGAGAAACCATCTTTACCAAACTCGGCGTGTTCGAAAGCTTTAAACCCGAGCTTCCCGATTCTTTCCTGGACAGCGAGTTCGTCTTTTTAGCCAACATTCAACCGACTCTACAGTATGACGTCGTTCGGCGCGTGAAGCAGCCGCGTTTTGTCGCGATGGATACGATGAACTATTGGATCACCGGAACGCCGTCTGAGCTCAAGCGCACTTTAAGCGTGGTTGATGCGTTGTTGGTCAACGATTCGGAAGTTCGGATGCTTTCGGGGGAGCGCAATCTGTTCTTGGGAGCGAAAAAGATTCAGGCGATGGGACCACGGGTGGTCATCGTCAAGAAAGGTGAACACGGGTCTATTCTTATTGACCGCGACCGATGTTTTATCTGTCCCGCACTGCCGGTAACTGATCTCTTTGATCCGACCGGAGCCGGCGATACGTTTGCGGGCGGCTTTATGGGCTACTTGGCTCAAACCGGCAGTCTGGACCATGCCAATCTGCGCCGCGCCATGGTGATGGGCACGGTCATGGCCTCGTTTTGTGTCGAAAGTTTCAGCATCGATCGGTTGAAAGGGCTGACGCCTGACGACATCCGCAGAAGGTCCTCCGAACTGCTGCAGCTGATCCATGTAGAAGGAGACGGACGATGGATCGGCTGA
- a CDS encoding ATP-binding cassette domain-containing protein, producing MIDVRNLSFSFSETGGQPYALNNVSLTIREGETIAVMGRNGSGKSTFGRCLNGLLQPTAGEVLVDGFSTRDASRLIEIRRRVGMVFQNPDNQIVSATVEREIAFGLENLGLTYDEMHRRVEEMLEIFDLRAYRNRPPHALSGGEKQRLALAAVTAMKPSYLVLDEPTSLLDPKSRKEVLRFVRALHAKAAGHAVTTVLITQFPEEALTAERLIIFHDGCIVQDGKPEEIFAEIDLYPYGLEPPVKFRVLKLLRKYRIDIDNNFK from the coding sequence ATGATCGATGTGCGCAATTTGAGCTTCTCCTTTTCGGAAACCGGCGGGCAACCTTACGCCTTGAATAACGTTTCCTTAACCATTCGTGAGGGGGAAACCATCGCCGTAATGGGTAGAAACGGCTCAGGTAAAAGCACCTTCGGCCGCTGCCTCAATGGACTGCTGCAGCCGACCGCCGGAGAAGTCCTGGTCGACGGATTTTCCACCCGGGATGCAAGCCGATTGATCGAAATCCGCCGCAGAGTCGGCATGGTCTTTCAGAACCCCGACAATCAAATCGTTTCCGCGACCGTCGAGCGGGAGATCGCTTTCGGTCTGGAAAATCTCGGCCTCACTTATGATGAAATGCATCGCCGCGTTGAGGAAATGCTCGAGATCTTTGACCTGCGGGCCTATCGTAATCGGCCGCCGCATGCGCTCTCCGGCGGCGAGAAGCAGCGCCTTGCCTTGGCAGCCGTCACGGCAATGAAGCCGAGCTATCTTGTGCTGGACGAGCCGACCTCTCTTTTGGACCCCAAAAGCCGAAAAGAAGTGCTGCGCTTTGTGCGCGCCCTCCATGCCAAAGCGGCCGGGCATGCAGTCACCACCGTCTTGATTACCCAATTCCCCGAGGAAGCCCTCACCGCAGAACGACTGATCATCTTTCATGACGGCTGCATCGTTCAGGACGGCAAGCCCGAGGAGATCTTTGCGGAAATCGATCTGTATCCGTACGGTCTCGAACCTCCGGTCAAATTCAGAGTCCTGAAACTGCTGCGCAAGTATCGAATTGACATTGACAATAATTTCAAATAA